From the genome of Ananas comosus cultivar F153 linkage group 18, ASM154086v1, whole genome shotgun sequence, one region includes:
- the LOC109724144 gene encoding 6-phosphofructo-2-kinase/fructose-2,6-bisphosphatase isoform X4: MGTISSKSSDSSHGGREGGGQLYVSLKMENFRIRADLIPHVYGSVPIIGSWDSAKAFSMERESASMWELSFVVPPNHETLDFKFLLKPKYRNSPCVVEEGPNRVLTGGTLEGDARMAVFKLRGDEDVLECKVFIKADIVSPFDLAASWRAYQENLRPSRVRGIPDITINVVPDSGVENGSAASLELDLEQYVVPAPTTSSGVVYAANLTESPRSLFHTGISSKSGITSNSLHSSTKAALSSADCSNIRKDIEVTVPEPSRAFPISGMVESKSVGTFSTFQKQDGQRGLFVDRGVGSPRLVKSASASAFVSDLKLDAEAKGMPAAAGAVAAAAVADQMHGPKEDCRLAIVLVGLPARGKTFTAAKLTRYLRWLGHETKHFNVGKYRRLKHGANQSADFFRADNREGLEARNEVAALAMEDMLAWMQEGGQVGIFDATNSSRCRRNMLMQMAEGKCKIIFLETICNDQRIIERNIRLKIQQSPDYAEEPNFEAGLRDFKERLANYEKVYEPVEEGSYIKMIDMVNGYGGQLQVNNISGYLPGRIVFFLVNTHLTPRPILLTRHGESLDNVHGTIGGDTVLSDAGELYAKKLAKFVEKRLKHEKTASIWTSTLQRTILTANPIVGFPKIQWRALDEINSGVCDGMTYEEIKKNMPEEYESRKKDKLRYRYPRGESYLDVIQRLEPVIIELERQRAPVVVISHQAVLRALYAYFADRPLKEIPHIEVPLHTIIEIQMGVTGVQEKRYKLMD; the protein is encoded by the exons ATGGGGACGATCTCCTCCAAGAGCTCGGATAGCTCCCATGGCGGGAGAGAGGGCGGGGGGCAACTCTACGTCTCGCTGAAGATGGAGAACTTTCGCATCAGGGCCGACCTCATCCCCCACGTCTATGGCTCCGTCCCCATCATCGGTTCCTGGGATTCTGCCAAAGCC TTCTCGATGGAACGAGAGTCAGCGTCGATGTGGGAGCTCAGCTTCGTCGTCCCTCCCAATCACG AAACCCTGGATTTCAAGTTCTTGCTGAAGCCTAAGTATAGGAATTCGCCGTGCGTGGTGGAAGAGGGGCCGAATCGGGTGCTAACAGGCGGCACGCTTGAGGGCGACGCGCGGATGGCGGTGTTTAAGCTGAGAGGCGATGAGGATGTGCTTGAATGCAAGGTATTCATTAAGGCGGATATTGTGTCGCCATTTGATCTCGCGGCGAGTTGGAGGGCGTATCAGGAGAATCTCCGGCCCTCGAGAGTGCGAGGGATCCCTGATATCACGATCAATGTGGTGCCTGATTCAGGAGTTGAG AATGGTTCTGCTGCTAGTTTGGAGCTTGATTTAGAGCAGTATGTTGTTCCAGCACCAACTACTAGCTCTGGTGTTGTTTATGCAGCTAATCTGACTGAGAGTCCAAGATCATTATTTCATACTGGAATTTCCTCCAAAAGTGGTATCACAAGTAATAGTTTACACTCTTCAACTAAAGCTGCTCTGTCTTCTGCTGACTGTAGTAACATTAGAAAG GATATTGAGGTCACAGTTCCGGAACCCTCTAGAGCTTTTCCAATTTCTGGTATGGTAGAGTCAAAATCAGTTGGCACCTTTTCAACATTTCAAAAGCAAGATGGTCAAAGAGGGCTCTTTGTTGATAGGGGTGTTGGCTCTCCAAGGCTTGTCAAATCAGCTAGTGCCAGTGCTTTTGTGAGTGATCTCAAGTTGGATGCTGAAGCGAAG GGCATGCCAGCGGCAGCAGGAGCTGTTGCAGCAGCAGCTGTAGCTGATCAGATGCATGGACCAAAGGAAGATTGCCGATTGGCCATTGTGCTG gttggtttgCCAGCTCGAGGAAAGACCTTCACCGCAGCTAAGCTCACACGATATCTTCGATGGTTAGGCCATGAAACCAAACATTTTAATGTTGGGAAG TATCGCCGACTGAAGCATGGAGCAAATCAG AGTGCAGATTTTTTTCGTGCTGATAATCGAGAAGGCTTGGAGGCCCGTAATGAG GTAGCGGCCTTAGCAATGGAGGATATGCTGGCTTGGATGCAGGAAGGTGGCCAG GTCGGTATTTTTGATGCCACAAACAGCAGTAGATGTCGAAGAAATATGCTGATGCAAATGGCTGAAGGAAAATGCAAG ATCATATTTTTGGAAACAATATGTAATGATCAACGCATAATTGAAAGAAATATACGCCTAAAAATTCAACAGAGTCCAGATTATGCAGAAGA GCCAAATTTTGAAGCTGGTCTACGAGACTTCAAAGAACGCCTGGCCAACTATGAAAAG GTCTATGAGCCAGTAGAAGAGGGCTCTTATATCAAAATGATTGACATGGTCAACGGATATGGTGGGCAGTTGCAA GTCAACAATATTAGTGGTTACCTTCCTGGGCGGATTGTCTTCTTCTTG GTCAATACTCATCTGACACCTCGTCCTATTCTGCTTACCAGACATGGTGAAAGTCTAGACAATGTTCATGGAACAATTGGTGGTGACACAGTTTTGAG TGATGCTGGGGAGCTTTATGCAAAGAAACTTGCCAAATTCGTAGAGAAACGACTGAAACATGAGAAGACTGCATCA ATATGGACGAGCACTCTCCAAAGAACAATATTGACTGCAAATCCTATTGTTGGGTTTCCAAAG ATACAATGGCGTGCTCTTGATGAGATAAATTCTGGGGTGTGTGATGGGATGACATATGAAGAGATAAAGAAAAACATGCCAGAGGAATATGA ATCACGTAAGAAGGACAAGCTGAGATATCGGTATCCCCGTGGAGAATCTTATCTTGACGTCATTCAGAG ATTAGAGCCTGTGATCATCGAGCTGGAACGGCAGCGTGCTCCGGTAGTTGTTATATCTCACCAG GCTGTATTAAGAGCATTATATGCATATTTTGCCGACAGACCATTGAAGGAAATTCCTCACATTGAG GTTCCGTTGCATACTATTATTGAGATACAGATGGGAGTTACTGGTGTCCAGGAGAAAAGATACAAACTCATGGATTGA
- the LOC109724144 gene encoding 6-phosphofructo-2-kinase/fructose-2,6-bisphosphatase isoform X3 translates to MGTISSKSSDSSHGGREGGGQLYVSLKMENFRIRADLIPHVYGSVPIIGSWDSAKAFSMERESASMWELSFVVPPNHETLDFKFLLKPKYRNSPCVVEEGPNRVLTGGTLEGDARMAVFKLRGDEDVLECKVFIKADIVSPFDLAASWRAYQENLRPSRVRGIPDITINVVPDSGVENGSAASLELDLEQYVVPAPTTSSGVVYAANLTESPRSLFHTGISSKSGITSNSLHSSTKAALSSADCSNIRKDIEVTVPEPSRAFPISGMVESKSVGTFSTFQKQDGQRGLFVDRGVGSPRLVKSASASAFVSDLKLDAEAKKGMPAAAGAVAAAAVADQMHGPKEDCRLAIVLVGLPARGKTFTAAKLTRYLRWLGHETKHFNVGKYRRLKHGANQSADFFRADNREGLEARNEVAALAMEDMLAWMQEGGQVGIFDATNSSRCRRNMLMQMAEGKCKIIFLETICNDQRIIERNIRLKIQQSPDYAEEPNFEAGLRDFKERLANYEKVYEPVEEGSYIKMIDMVNGYGGQLQVNNISGYLPGRIVFFLVNTHLTPRPILLTRHGESLDNVHGTIGGDTVLSDAGELYAKKLAKFVEKRLKHEKTASIWTSTLQRTILTANPIVGFPKIQWRALDEINSGVCDGMTYEEIKKNMPEEYESRKKDKLRYRYPRGESYLDVIQRLEPVIIELERQRAPVVVISHQAVLRALYAYFADRPLKEIPHIEVPLHTIIEIQMGVTGVQEKRYKLMD, encoded by the exons ATGGGGACGATCTCCTCCAAGAGCTCGGATAGCTCCCATGGCGGGAGAGAGGGCGGGGGGCAACTCTACGTCTCGCTGAAGATGGAGAACTTTCGCATCAGGGCCGACCTCATCCCCCACGTCTATGGCTCCGTCCCCATCATCGGTTCCTGGGATTCTGCCAAAGCC TTCTCGATGGAACGAGAGTCAGCGTCGATGTGGGAGCTCAGCTTCGTCGTCCCTCCCAATCACG AAACCCTGGATTTCAAGTTCTTGCTGAAGCCTAAGTATAGGAATTCGCCGTGCGTGGTGGAAGAGGGGCCGAATCGGGTGCTAACAGGCGGCACGCTTGAGGGCGACGCGCGGATGGCGGTGTTTAAGCTGAGAGGCGATGAGGATGTGCTTGAATGCAAGGTATTCATTAAGGCGGATATTGTGTCGCCATTTGATCTCGCGGCGAGTTGGAGGGCGTATCAGGAGAATCTCCGGCCCTCGAGAGTGCGAGGGATCCCTGATATCACGATCAATGTGGTGCCTGATTCAGGAGTTGAG AATGGTTCTGCTGCTAGTTTGGAGCTTGATTTAGAGCAGTATGTTGTTCCAGCACCAACTACTAGCTCTGGTGTTGTTTATGCAGCTAATCTGACTGAGAGTCCAAGATCATTATTTCATACTGGAATTTCCTCCAAAAGTGGTATCACAAGTAATAGTTTACACTCTTCAACTAAAGCTGCTCTGTCTTCTGCTGACTGTAGTAACATTAGAAAG GATATTGAGGTCACAGTTCCGGAACCCTCTAGAGCTTTTCCAATTTCTGGTATGGTAGAGTCAAAATCAGTTGGCACCTTTTCAACATTTCAAAAGCAAGATGGTCAAAGAGGGCTCTTTGTTGATAGGGGTGTTGGCTCTCCAAGGCTTGTCAAATCAGCTAGTGCCAGTGCTTTTGTGAGTGATCTCAAGTTGGATGCTGAAGCGAAG AAGGGCATGCCAGCGGCAGCAGGAGCTGTTGCAGCAGCAGCTGTAGCTGATCAGATGCATGGACCAAAGGAAGATTGCCGATTGGCCATTGTGCTG gttggtttgCCAGCTCGAGGAAAGACCTTCACCGCAGCTAAGCTCACACGATATCTTCGATGGTTAGGCCATGAAACCAAACATTTTAATGTTGGGAAG TATCGCCGACTGAAGCATGGAGCAAATCAG AGTGCAGATTTTTTTCGTGCTGATAATCGAGAAGGCTTGGAGGCCCGTAATGAG GTAGCGGCCTTAGCAATGGAGGATATGCTGGCTTGGATGCAGGAAGGTGGCCAG GTCGGTATTTTTGATGCCACAAACAGCAGTAGATGTCGAAGAAATATGCTGATGCAAATGGCTGAAGGAAAATGCAAG ATCATATTTTTGGAAACAATATGTAATGATCAACGCATAATTGAAAGAAATATACGCCTAAAAATTCAACAGAGTCCAGATTATGCAGAAGA GCCAAATTTTGAAGCTGGTCTACGAGACTTCAAAGAACGCCTGGCCAACTATGAAAAG GTCTATGAGCCAGTAGAAGAGGGCTCTTATATCAAAATGATTGACATGGTCAACGGATATGGTGGGCAGTTGCAA GTCAACAATATTAGTGGTTACCTTCCTGGGCGGATTGTCTTCTTCTTG GTCAATACTCATCTGACACCTCGTCCTATTCTGCTTACCAGACATGGTGAAAGTCTAGACAATGTTCATGGAACAATTGGTGGTGACACAGTTTTGAG TGATGCTGGGGAGCTTTATGCAAAGAAACTTGCCAAATTCGTAGAGAAACGACTGAAACATGAGAAGACTGCATCA ATATGGACGAGCACTCTCCAAAGAACAATATTGACTGCAAATCCTATTGTTGGGTTTCCAAAG ATACAATGGCGTGCTCTTGATGAGATAAATTCTGGGGTGTGTGATGGGATGACATATGAAGAGATAAAGAAAAACATGCCAGAGGAATATGA ATCACGTAAGAAGGACAAGCTGAGATATCGGTATCCCCGTGGAGAATCTTATCTTGACGTCATTCAGAG ATTAGAGCCTGTGATCATCGAGCTGGAACGGCAGCGTGCTCCGGTAGTTGTTATATCTCACCAG GCTGTATTAAGAGCATTATATGCATATTTTGCCGACAGACCATTGAAGGAAATTCCTCACATTGAG GTTCCGTTGCATACTATTATTGAGATACAGATGGGAGTTACTGGTGTCCAGGAGAAAAGATACAAACTCATGGATTGA
- the LOC109724144 gene encoding 6-phosphofructo-2-kinase/fructose-2,6-bisphosphatase isoform X1: MGTISSKSSDSSHGGREGGGQLYVSLKMENFRIRADLIPHVYGSVPIIGSWDSAKAFSMERESASMWELSFVVPPNHETLDFKFLLKPKYRNSPCVVEEGPNRVLTGGTLEGDARMAVFKLRGDEDVLECKVFIKADIVSPFDLAASWRAYQENLRPSRVRGIPDITINVVPDSGVENGSAASLELDLEQYVVPAPTTSSGVVYAANLTESPRSLFHTGISSKSGITSNSLHSSTKAALSSADCSNIRKDIEVTVPEPSRAFPISGMVESKSVGTFSTFQKQDGQRGLFVDRGVGSPRLVKSASASAFVSDLKLDAEAKKGMPAAAGAVAAAAVADQMHGPKEDCRLAIVLVGLPARGKTFTAAKLTRYLRWLGHETKHFNVGKYRRLKHGANQSADFFRADNREGLEARNEVAALAMEDMLAWMQEGGQVGIFDATNSSRCRRNMLMQMAEGKCKIIFLETICNDQRIIERNIRLKIQQSPDYAEEPNFEAGLRDFKERLANYEKVYEPVEEGSYIKMIDMVNGYGGQLQVNNISGYLPGRIVFFLVNTHLTPRPILLTRHGESLDNVHGTIGGDTVLSDAGELYAKKLAKFVEKRLKHEKTASIWTSTLQRTILTANPIVGFPKIQWRALDEINSGVCDGMTYEEIKKNMPEEYEYALKPHSRSRKKDKLRYRYPRGESYLDVIQRLEPVIIELERQRAPVVVISHQAVLRALYAYFADRPLKEIPHIEVPLHTIIEIQMGVTGVQEKRYKLMD, from the exons ATGGGGACGATCTCCTCCAAGAGCTCGGATAGCTCCCATGGCGGGAGAGAGGGCGGGGGGCAACTCTACGTCTCGCTGAAGATGGAGAACTTTCGCATCAGGGCCGACCTCATCCCCCACGTCTATGGCTCCGTCCCCATCATCGGTTCCTGGGATTCTGCCAAAGCC TTCTCGATGGAACGAGAGTCAGCGTCGATGTGGGAGCTCAGCTTCGTCGTCCCTCCCAATCACG AAACCCTGGATTTCAAGTTCTTGCTGAAGCCTAAGTATAGGAATTCGCCGTGCGTGGTGGAAGAGGGGCCGAATCGGGTGCTAACAGGCGGCACGCTTGAGGGCGACGCGCGGATGGCGGTGTTTAAGCTGAGAGGCGATGAGGATGTGCTTGAATGCAAGGTATTCATTAAGGCGGATATTGTGTCGCCATTTGATCTCGCGGCGAGTTGGAGGGCGTATCAGGAGAATCTCCGGCCCTCGAGAGTGCGAGGGATCCCTGATATCACGATCAATGTGGTGCCTGATTCAGGAGTTGAG AATGGTTCTGCTGCTAGTTTGGAGCTTGATTTAGAGCAGTATGTTGTTCCAGCACCAACTACTAGCTCTGGTGTTGTTTATGCAGCTAATCTGACTGAGAGTCCAAGATCATTATTTCATACTGGAATTTCCTCCAAAAGTGGTATCACAAGTAATAGTTTACACTCTTCAACTAAAGCTGCTCTGTCTTCTGCTGACTGTAGTAACATTAGAAAG GATATTGAGGTCACAGTTCCGGAACCCTCTAGAGCTTTTCCAATTTCTGGTATGGTAGAGTCAAAATCAGTTGGCACCTTTTCAACATTTCAAAAGCAAGATGGTCAAAGAGGGCTCTTTGTTGATAGGGGTGTTGGCTCTCCAAGGCTTGTCAAATCAGCTAGTGCCAGTGCTTTTGTGAGTGATCTCAAGTTGGATGCTGAAGCGAAG AAGGGCATGCCAGCGGCAGCAGGAGCTGTTGCAGCAGCAGCTGTAGCTGATCAGATGCATGGACCAAAGGAAGATTGCCGATTGGCCATTGTGCTG gttggtttgCCAGCTCGAGGAAAGACCTTCACCGCAGCTAAGCTCACACGATATCTTCGATGGTTAGGCCATGAAACCAAACATTTTAATGTTGGGAAG TATCGCCGACTGAAGCATGGAGCAAATCAG AGTGCAGATTTTTTTCGTGCTGATAATCGAGAAGGCTTGGAGGCCCGTAATGAG GTAGCGGCCTTAGCAATGGAGGATATGCTGGCTTGGATGCAGGAAGGTGGCCAG GTCGGTATTTTTGATGCCACAAACAGCAGTAGATGTCGAAGAAATATGCTGATGCAAATGGCTGAAGGAAAATGCAAG ATCATATTTTTGGAAACAATATGTAATGATCAACGCATAATTGAAAGAAATATACGCCTAAAAATTCAACAGAGTCCAGATTATGCAGAAGA GCCAAATTTTGAAGCTGGTCTACGAGACTTCAAAGAACGCCTGGCCAACTATGAAAAG GTCTATGAGCCAGTAGAAGAGGGCTCTTATATCAAAATGATTGACATGGTCAACGGATATGGTGGGCAGTTGCAA GTCAACAATATTAGTGGTTACCTTCCTGGGCGGATTGTCTTCTTCTTG GTCAATACTCATCTGACACCTCGTCCTATTCTGCTTACCAGACATGGTGAAAGTCTAGACAATGTTCATGGAACAATTGGTGGTGACACAGTTTTGAG TGATGCTGGGGAGCTTTATGCAAAGAAACTTGCCAAATTCGTAGAGAAACGACTGAAACATGAGAAGACTGCATCA ATATGGACGAGCACTCTCCAAAGAACAATATTGACTGCAAATCCTATTGTTGGGTTTCCAAAG ATACAATGGCGTGCTCTTGATGAGATAAATTCTGGGGTGTGTGATGGGATGACATATGAAGAGATAAAGAAAAACATGCCAGAGGAATATGAGTATGCCTTGAAGCCGCACTCTag ATCACGTAAGAAGGACAAGCTGAGATATCGGTATCCCCGTGGAGAATCTTATCTTGACGTCATTCAGAG ATTAGAGCCTGTGATCATCGAGCTGGAACGGCAGCGTGCTCCGGTAGTTGTTATATCTCACCAG GCTGTATTAAGAGCATTATATGCATATTTTGCCGACAGACCATTGAAGGAAATTCCTCACATTGAG GTTCCGTTGCATACTATTATTGAGATACAGATGGGAGTTACTGGTGTCCAGGAGAAAAGATACAAACTCATGGATTGA
- the LOC109724144 gene encoding 6-phosphofructo-2-kinase/fructose-2,6-bisphosphatase isoform X2, with amino-acid sequence MGTISSKSSDSSHGGREGGGQLYVSLKMENFRIRADLIPHVYGSVPIIGSWDSAKAFSMERESASMWELSFVVPPNHETLDFKFLLKPKYRNSPCVVEEGPNRVLTGGTLEGDARMAVFKLRGDEDVLECKVFIKADIVSPFDLAASWRAYQENLRPSRVRGIPDITINVVPDSGVENGSAASLELDLEQYVVPAPTTSSGVVYAANLTESPRSLFHTGISSKSGITSNSLHSSTKAALSSADCSNIRKDIEVTVPEPSRAFPISGMVESKSVGTFSTFQKQDGQRGLFVDRGVGSPRLVKSASASAFVSDLKLDAEAKGMPAAAGAVAAAAVADQMHGPKEDCRLAIVLVGLPARGKTFTAAKLTRYLRWLGHETKHFNVGKYRRLKHGANQSADFFRADNREGLEARNEVAALAMEDMLAWMQEGGQVGIFDATNSSRCRRNMLMQMAEGKCKIIFLETICNDQRIIERNIRLKIQQSPDYAEEPNFEAGLRDFKERLANYEKVYEPVEEGSYIKMIDMVNGYGGQLQVNNISGYLPGRIVFFLVNTHLTPRPILLTRHGESLDNVHGTIGGDTVLSDAGELYAKKLAKFVEKRLKHEKTASIWTSTLQRTILTANPIVGFPKIQWRALDEINSGVCDGMTYEEIKKNMPEEYEYALKPHSRSRKKDKLRYRYPRGESYLDVIQRLEPVIIELERQRAPVVVISHQAVLRALYAYFADRPLKEIPHIEVPLHTIIEIQMGVTGVQEKRYKLMD; translated from the exons ATGGGGACGATCTCCTCCAAGAGCTCGGATAGCTCCCATGGCGGGAGAGAGGGCGGGGGGCAACTCTACGTCTCGCTGAAGATGGAGAACTTTCGCATCAGGGCCGACCTCATCCCCCACGTCTATGGCTCCGTCCCCATCATCGGTTCCTGGGATTCTGCCAAAGCC TTCTCGATGGAACGAGAGTCAGCGTCGATGTGGGAGCTCAGCTTCGTCGTCCCTCCCAATCACG AAACCCTGGATTTCAAGTTCTTGCTGAAGCCTAAGTATAGGAATTCGCCGTGCGTGGTGGAAGAGGGGCCGAATCGGGTGCTAACAGGCGGCACGCTTGAGGGCGACGCGCGGATGGCGGTGTTTAAGCTGAGAGGCGATGAGGATGTGCTTGAATGCAAGGTATTCATTAAGGCGGATATTGTGTCGCCATTTGATCTCGCGGCGAGTTGGAGGGCGTATCAGGAGAATCTCCGGCCCTCGAGAGTGCGAGGGATCCCTGATATCACGATCAATGTGGTGCCTGATTCAGGAGTTGAG AATGGTTCTGCTGCTAGTTTGGAGCTTGATTTAGAGCAGTATGTTGTTCCAGCACCAACTACTAGCTCTGGTGTTGTTTATGCAGCTAATCTGACTGAGAGTCCAAGATCATTATTTCATACTGGAATTTCCTCCAAAAGTGGTATCACAAGTAATAGTTTACACTCTTCAACTAAAGCTGCTCTGTCTTCTGCTGACTGTAGTAACATTAGAAAG GATATTGAGGTCACAGTTCCGGAACCCTCTAGAGCTTTTCCAATTTCTGGTATGGTAGAGTCAAAATCAGTTGGCACCTTTTCAACATTTCAAAAGCAAGATGGTCAAAGAGGGCTCTTTGTTGATAGGGGTGTTGGCTCTCCAAGGCTTGTCAAATCAGCTAGTGCCAGTGCTTTTGTGAGTGATCTCAAGTTGGATGCTGAAGCGAAG GGCATGCCAGCGGCAGCAGGAGCTGTTGCAGCAGCAGCTGTAGCTGATCAGATGCATGGACCAAAGGAAGATTGCCGATTGGCCATTGTGCTG gttggtttgCCAGCTCGAGGAAAGACCTTCACCGCAGCTAAGCTCACACGATATCTTCGATGGTTAGGCCATGAAACCAAACATTTTAATGTTGGGAAG TATCGCCGACTGAAGCATGGAGCAAATCAG AGTGCAGATTTTTTTCGTGCTGATAATCGAGAAGGCTTGGAGGCCCGTAATGAG GTAGCGGCCTTAGCAATGGAGGATATGCTGGCTTGGATGCAGGAAGGTGGCCAG GTCGGTATTTTTGATGCCACAAACAGCAGTAGATGTCGAAGAAATATGCTGATGCAAATGGCTGAAGGAAAATGCAAG ATCATATTTTTGGAAACAATATGTAATGATCAACGCATAATTGAAAGAAATATACGCCTAAAAATTCAACAGAGTCCAGATTATGCAGAAGA GCCAAATTTTGAAGCTGGTCTACGAGACTTCAAAGAACGCCTGGCCAACTATGAAAAG GTCTATGAGCCAGTAGAAGAGGGCTCTTATATCAAAATGATTGACATGGTCAACGGATATGGTGGGCAGTTGCAA GTCAACAATATTAGTGGTTACCTTCCTGGGCGGATTGTCTTCTTCTTG GTCAATACTCATCTGACACCTCGTCCTATTCTGCTTACCAGACATGGTGAAAGTCTAGACAATGTTCATGGAACAATTGGTGGTGACACAGTTTTGAG TGATGCTGGGGAGCTTTATGCAAAGAAACTTGCCAAATTCGTAGAGAAACGACTGAAACATGAGAAGACTGCATCA ATATGGACGAGCACTCTCCAAAGAACAATATTGACTGCAAATCCTATTGTTGGGTTTCCAAAG ATACAATGGCGTGCTCTTGATGAGATAAATTCTGGGGTGTGTGATGGGATGACATATGAAGAGATAAAGAAAAACATGCCAGAGGAATATGAGTATGCCTTGAAGCCGCACTCTag ATCACGTAAGAAGGACAAGCTGAGATATCGGTATCCCCGTGGAGAATCTTATCTTGACGTCATTCAGAG ATTAGAGCCTGTGATCATCGAGCTGGAACGGCAGCGTGCTCCGGTAGTTGTTATATCTCACCAG GCTGTATTAAGAGCATTATATGCATATTTTGCCGACAGACCATTGAAGGAAATTCCTCACATTGAG GTTCCGTTGCATACTATTATTGAGATACAGATGGGAGTTACTGGTGTCCAGGAGAAAAGATACAAACTCATGGATTGA
- the LOC109724094 gene encoding pyruvate decarboxylase 1, protein METSLGSVDAGAEAAANGAVGSPPAIPCHPISPCPAVPAGVTEATLGRHLARRLVQVGAHDVFSVPGDFNLTLLDHLIAEPGLRLIGCCNELNAGYAADGYARARGVGACVVTFTVGGLSVLNAIAGAYSENLPVICIVGGPNSNDYGTNRILHHTIGLPDFSQELRCFQTVTCYQAVVNNLEDAHEQIDTAISTALKESKPVYISVSCNLPGIPHPTFSREPVPFCLNPKLSNQMGLEAAVEAAAEFLNKAVKPVLVGGPKLRVAKASKAFVELADVCGYAVAVMPSAKGLVPEHHPHFIGTYWGAVSTAFCAEIVESADAYIFAGPIFNDYSSVGYSLLLKKEKAIIVQPERVVVGNGPAFGCILMKDFLQALAKRLKKNTTAFENYRRIFVPEGQPLECKPKEPLRVNVLFKHIQKMLSSNTAVIAETGDSWFNCQKLRLPEGCGYEFQMQYGSIGWSVGATLGYAQGASGKRVIACIGDGSFQVTAQDVSTMLRSGQNTIIFLINNGGYTIEVEIHDGPYNVIKNWNYTALVDAIHNGEGKCWTAKVLYEEDLKEAIKTAMGPKQDCLCFIEVIVHKDDTSKELLEWGSRVSAANSRPPNPQ, encoded by the exons ATGGAGACGAGCTTAGGATCGGTGGACGcgggggcggaggcggcggcgaatGGGGCGGTGGGGAGTCCTCCGGCGATCCCCTGCCACCCGATCTCGCCGTGCCCGGCGGTGCCGGCGGGGGTGACGGAGGCGACGCTGGGAAGGCACCTCGCGCGGCGCCTCGTACAGGTGGGGGCCCACGACGTCTTCTCCGTCCCCGGCGACTTCAACCTCACCCTCCTCGACCACCTCATCGCCGAGCCCGGGCTCCGCCTCATCGGCTGCTGCAACGAGCTCAACGCGGGCTACGCCGCCGACGGGTacgcgcgcgcgcgcggcgTCGGCGCCTGCGTCGTCACCTTCACCGTCGGGGGCCTCAGCGTGCTCAACGCCATCGCCGGGGCCTACAGCGAGAACCTCCCCGTGATCTGCATCGTCGGGGGCCCCAACTCCAACGACTACGGCACCAACCGCATCCTCCACCACACGATCGGGCTCCCCGATTTCTCCCAGGAGCTCCGATGCTTCCAAACGGTGACGTGTTATCAG GCGGTGGTGAATAATCTGGAAGACGCGCACGAGCAAATCGATACGGCGATCTCCACGGCTCTGAAGGAGAGCAAGCCCGTGTACATCAGCGTCAGCTGTAATCTCCCGGGAATCCCTCACCCCACCTTTAGTCGCGAGCCCGTTCCCTTCTGCCTCAACCCCAA ATTGAGCAACCAGATGGGGCTAGAGGCTGCCGTGGAGGCCGCGGCGGAGTTCCTGAACAAGGCCGTGAAGCCGGTCCTGGTCGGTGGGCCGAAGCTCCGCGTGGCCAAGGCCAGCAAGGCCTTCGTGGAGCTCGCCGATGTCTGCGGCTACGCTGTCGCTGTCATGCCGTCGGCAAAGGGCCTCGTCCCAGAGCACCACCCTCACTTCATTGGCACCTACTGGGGAGCCGTGAGCACCGCCTTCTGCGCTGAAATCGTTGAGTCAGCCGATGCCTACATCTTCGCAGGCCCCATCTTCAACGACTACAGCTCTGTTGGCTACTCCCTCCTCCTCAAGAAGGAAAAGGCCATCATAGTCCAGCCGGAACGTGTCGTGGTCGGGAATGGGCCCGCGTTCGGGTGCATCCTGATGAAGGATTTTCTACAAGCGCTTGCGAAGCGGCTGAAGAAGAACACGACGGCATTTGAGAACTACCGCAGGATCTTCGTGCCGGAGGGGCAGCCGCTCGAGTGCAAGCCTAAAGAGCCGCTGAGGGTGAACGTTCTGTTCAAGCATATACAGAAGATGTTGTCGAGTAACACGGCGGTGATTGCTGAGACCGGGGACTCGTGGTTTAATTGTCAGAAGCTGAGGTTGCCGGAGGGTTGCGG ATACGAGTTCCAAATGCAGTATGGATCGATTGGTTGGTCGGTGGGGGCGACCCTGGGGTACGCCCAGGGCGCTAGTGGGAAACGTGTGATTGCGTGCATTGGTGATGGGAGCTTCCAG GTGACAGCGCAGGATGTATCGACAATGCTGCGGAGTGGGCAAAACACAATAATCTTCCTCATTAACAATGGTGGGTACACCATCGAGGTAGAGATCCATGATGGTCCCTACAATGTCATCAAGAACTGGAACTACACTGCCCTGGTGGACGCCATCCACAACGGCGAGGGCAAATGCTGGACTGCGAAG GTTTTGTATGAGGAGGATCTTAAGGAAGCTATCAAGACCGCGATGGGGCCGAAGCAGGACTGCTTGTGCTTCATCGAGGTGATCGTGCACAAGGACGATACCAGCAAAGAGCTGCTCGAGTGGGGCTCCAGGGTCTCCGCTGCTAACAGTAGGCCGCCGAACCCACAGTAA